In Candidatus Aminicenantes bacterium, the following are encoded in one genomic region:
- a CDS encoding type 1 glutamine amidotransferase, which produces MAPYLATNPAGNGGSLSAESTAGKRRFNSSRVLILQNCSTEGIGLYETRLQELGIVHHTLHPYAGESFPPLDRYNAIIVGGTPVSVNQIGSHHFLLKEGRFLKRALNRGKHILGICFGAQLLARLLGAVVTRNPVMEIGAYPVRLTSAGRNDPLFKGFPQTFPVFHWHGDTFAIPAQGRRLAMDRDCPNQAFRLGRAVGLQFHLEITPAEAKHWAGAYKDELGSVGKNAPQLASECRTHKAMMASLAGLLLDNFLAGDRH; this is translated from the coding sequence ATGGCACCCTATTTGGCAACGAATCCAGCGGGCAACGGCGGCAGCCTATCCGCCGAATCAACGGCCGGCAAGCGGCGCTTCAACAGCAGCCGCGTACTCATCCTGCAGAACTGTTCGACCGAAGGGATCGGGCTTTATGAAACCCGGCTGCAGGAACTCGGCATCGTCCATCACACTCTCCATCCGTATGCCGGGGAAAGTTTCCCTCCGCTCGACCGTTATAACGCGATCATCGTCGGCGGCACCCCCGTATCGGTGAATCAAATCGGCAGCCACCACTTCTTGCTGAAAGAAGGACGTTTTCTGAAGCGGGCGCTGAATCGCGGCAAACATATCCTGGGCATTTGCTTCGGCGCCCAGCTGCTGGCCAGGCTGCTGGGGGCCGTGGTGACCAGGAATCCGGTCATGGAGATCGGGGCCTATCCCGTCCGGCTGACCAGTGCGGGGAGGAACGATCCGTTGTTCAAGGGGTTTCCGCAGACGTTTCCCGTGTTTCATTGGCATGGCGACACCTTTGCCATCCCGGCCCAAGGCCGACGGCTGGCCATGGACCGGGATTGCCCCAATCAGGCCTTCCGCCTGGGACGCGCCGTAGGGCTGCAGTTCCATTTGGAAATCACCCCGGCCGAGGCCAAACACTGGGCCGGCGCCTACAAGGACGAACTGGGCTCGGTGGGCAAGAACGCCCCACAGCTGGCAAGCGAATGCCGCACCCATAAAGCCATGATGGCCAGCCTGGCCGGTCTCCTGCTTGACAATTTTCTGGCCGGAGATCGCCACTAA
- a CDS encoding nuclear transport factor 2 family protein — protein MKKIIFLLLILLLLAIGEFAQETGSANPANEKAMIEKVIRASIDWAIVKDRVLLESLLVHDDSLFIFNPDANSTVGWSQFKKGFDFWMDTRFKMEHYEMRNLRIDLSLSGTVAWWSCILDERASWDGRSIGWQDTRWTGVIEKHGGRWLIMQMHFSHASK, from the coding sequence ATGAAAAAAATCATTTTCCTGCTGCTCATTTTGCTCTTGTTGGCGATCGGTGAATTTGCCCAAGAAACCGGTTCTGCAAATCCGGCCAACGAGAAGGCCATGATCGAAAAGGTCATCCGTGCCTCCATCGACTGGGCCATCGTTAAGGACCGGGTGCTGCTGGAAAGCCTGTTGGTTCACGATGACAGTTTGTTCATTTTCAATCCCGATGCAAACAGCACGGTAGGTTGGAGCCAGTTCAAGAAGGGGTTCGATTTCTGGATGGATACGCGCTTCAAGATGGAACACTACGAGATGCGCAACCTGCGCATCGACCTGTCCCTTTCGGGCACGGTGGCCTGGTGGTCCTGCATCCTGGACGAACGCGCCAGTTGGGATGGCCGGTCCATCGGCTGGCAAGACACGCGCTGGACCGGCGTCATCGAAAAACATGGCGGCAGATGGCTCATCATGCAGATGCATTTCTCCCATGCCAGCAAATGA
- a CDS encoding ankyrin repeat domain-containing protein, with product MRKFLSAFLLAVCIASSLTLAAEETLPFRVTRVNERITLFTPGQYAPPATMTVITTPKGLIVIDTLLSPTLAELAMQRVKKELGRDDVLLVINTHDHMDHTGGNQVFKGVEIIGHESVVPAMKRSADGIAANQPRILARIRQRERQLQTLAADAPQALALAEANRIDRLLMEDQQKRFVSTPPTKTFADKLTVSAGGLELRLYYFGRAHTDNDIVIHIPKLGVLFTGDLFHTESISSTAAQRPLDIPRWLAVLDEVLKTGKGVRTVVGGHMLVYSREWLDAQHRYIRDLWTAVKQAKKEDVSLAALRAKLPLEPAFAYLAPYFDLKAQPNIDRHQANILDYWRVGLRPAGAEIERVMRQSGPDAARARFQELLAAGEREFFIDETEFNALGYRFLQQERKPAEACAVFEMNRDAFPGSWNTWDSLGEALLTQGKLDTSEACYLRSLELNPNSQSGKDTLNRIRLDFKNETKATMKFAPGRKTKLKGPYLGQMPPGLEPSVFAPGIVSTAGNFEFSIAFSPDGRELYFTRRQDPGGLNTMMVCRWEKDGWTAPEEAAFCKGFPSNEPHITPDGKKLYFGCNRQPPGADRAEYGIWVTERAASGWGEPRYHGPGMYVSSTQHGDLYMTDVTMAAGGGIIMYPLVNGIYQAPVKLPGAVNEPAWASHAFIAPDESYIIFDSDNRPGAQGGEGDLYVVFRNTDGSWSDASNLGDTINTPGTNFCSMVSPDGQYLLYSASRDIYWVSAEVIQRLRPGAAPQVSLSEEIKNTVLAGDLPRLQMLLAKDPALVKARDAQGRTLMHLAAAAGDLKMVRWLIGHGAEIDARTAQMSTPLMHAALSGKADIVRLLIAKGADVGARDSYQRTAFILVARDRGDADMARILLDAGADINAADRWNDTALNLAAWRGFGALIDLLLERGAELPADPRKKQQGFILAIANGLEKLFELVLAAGADLSVTDGLGGNLLHAAADGGSEPIMKALIWKKLDLNGKDRNGWTPLHRAAERGWLRAASLLVEHGARLNERTLAGETPYDLALAEKNAEVVDLLTAKGAEQGPPRFPELQGEYLGQKKPGAKPELFSPGIVSSRFGLHSTASFSPDGREVYWSLMIDPRTPGYSIDRLMVSRLQHGRWTYPQIAPFTGEGKDADVPFFTPDGKRLYFMSRRPLPGTDKPSDEHIWFMERQGDGWSDARPVDAAVNDLPHHWQFSVDRDYNLYFATTIAGGQGKNDIYCAKYVDGRYQEPKNLGAPVNTAGGEEMPFIAPDGSYLLFAREFDLFVSFRVKDGSWNVPVSLGPEINSQDMDLCPLVSADGNYLFFLSRRGGESHTWWVSAKVIEDLKAIETAPALSQMTSLEQIDDLAGAYFALGQIDKAVEAFEYAKSRFPAELYTIIRRLAFYHAQARQFDKVMDDWELGQSKGLFFPAESKLYEPLFQTERYRKFLAANKELLNTALSNAKAKYDVVLPESYDSKKKYPLFIVMHGNNINTAVIKPKWKLDKLAGRVILAFLQSSQVSGSESFIWDDLPAGRRDIAAFYAWLQNKYRIDRSNILIGGFSGGAAMAIDAALRQAVPARGFIALCPGGVLPGRADMEIFKKAARKNITGQIIAGEKDDPEEAKALTDLFAEGGLRIGLNIVPGLEHTFPADLPARLDSAVDLILK from the coding sequence ATGAGAAAGTTTTTATCTGCCTTTTTGCTGGCCGTATGCATCGCTTCATCGCTCACCCTGGCCGCGGAGGAGACCCTCCCCTTTCGCGTGACCCGGGTAAACGAACGGATCACCCTCTTCACGCCGGGACAATACGCCCCGCCGGCCACGATGACGGTCATCACCACCCCGAAGGGGCTGATCGTGATCGACACCCTGCTCTCGCCCACGCTGGCCGAATTGGCCATGCAGCGGGTAAAAAAAGAACTGGGCCGGGATGACGTCCTGCTGGTCATCAACACCCACGACCACATGGATCACACCGGCGGCAACCAGGTCTTCAAGGGGGTGGAAATCATCGGCCACGAGAGCGTGGTCCCGGCCATGAAGCGCTCGGCCGACGGCATTGCGGCCAATCAGCCGAGAATCCTGGCCCGCATCAGGCAAAGGGAAAGACAGCTGCAGACCCTCGCCGCCGACGCCCCGCAAGCCCTGGCCCTGGCCGAAGCGAACCGCATCGACCGCCTGCTGATGGAAGACCAGCAGAAGCGTTTTGTTTCCACGCCGCCAACCAAAACCTTCGCCGACAAGCTGACCGTGAGCGCCGGCGGACTGGAATTGCGCCTGTATTATTTCGGCCGGGCCCATACGGACAACGACATCGTCATTCATATCCCGAAACTCGGCGTTCTCTTTACCGGCGACCTCTTCCATACCGAATCCATCAGTTCCACGGCCGCCCAGCGGCCGCTCGACATCCCGCGCTGGCTGGCCGTCCTGGATGAAGTGCTCAAGACCGGCAAGGGGGTGCGGACGGTTGTCGGCGGTCACATGCTTGTCTACAGCCGGGAATGGCTGGACGCCCAGCACCGCTACATCAGGGACCTTTGGACTGCCGTGAAGCAAGCCAAGAAAGAGGATGTATCGTTGGCGGCATTGCGCGCGAAACTGCCGCTCGAACCCGCCTTCGCCTACCTGGCGCCCTACTTCGACCTGAAGGCCCAGCCGAACATCGACCGCCACCAGGCGAACATCCTGGATTACTGGCGGGTGGGGCTGCGGCCGGCCGGTGCCGAGATCGAACGGGTCATGCGCCAATCCGGGCCTGACGCGGCGCGCGCCCGCTTTCAGGAGCTCCTGGCCGCGGGCGAGCGGGAATTTTTCATCGACGAAACGGAGTTCAATGCCCTGGGTTACAGGTTCCTCCAGCAGGAAAGAAAGCCGGCTGAGGCGTGCGCCGTATTCGAAATGAACCGCGATGCCTTCCCCGGATCCTGGAACACTTGGGACAGCCTGGGCGAAGCGCTGCTGACGCAGGGGAAGCTGGACACGTCCGAAGCCTGCTACCTCAGATCGCTGGAGCTCAACCCCAACAGCCAGAGCGGGAAGGACACCCTCAACCGCATCCGCCTGGACTTCAAAAATGAGACGAAAGCGACAATGAAATTCGCCCCCGGACGGAAGACCAAGCTGAAAGGCCCCTACTTGGGCCAAATGCCTCCAGGCCTGGAGCCGTCGGTATTTGCCCCGGGCATCGTCTCCACGGCCGGCAACTTCGAATTCTCCATCGCCTTCAGCCCCGACGGCCGGGAGCTCTATTTCACCCGGCGCCAGGACCCGGGCGGATTGAACACGATGATGGTCTGCCGCTGGGAAAAAGACGGTTGGACCGCCCCTGAAGAAGCCGCATTCTGCAAAGGCTTCCCCAGCAATGAGCCTCATATCACTCCGGATGGGAAAAAGCTGTATTTCGGCTGCAACCGCCAGCCCCCGGGCGCGGACCGGGCCGAGTACGGGATATGGGTGACGGAACGGGCGGCAAGCGGGTGGGGCGAACCGCGCTACCACGGCCCGGGCATGTACGTCTCCTCGACTCAGCATGGCGACCTCTACATGACCGATGTGACCATGGCCGCCGGGGGCGGCATCATCATGTATCCACTGGTGAACGGAATATATCAGGCGCCGGTGAAACTTCCGGGTGCCGTGAACGAACCCGCGTGGGCATCCCATGCCTTTATCGCTCCTGACGAAAGTTATATCATTTTCGACTCCGATAATCGTCCGGGCGCCCAGGGCGGCGAGGGTGACCTGTACGTCGTGTTCCGCAACACCGACGGTTCCTGGAGCGACGCCTCAAACCTGGGCGACACGATCAATACCCCGGGGACAAATTTCTGCTCCATGGTGAGCCCGGACGGCCAGTATTTGTTATATTCGGCCAGCCGCGACATTTACTGGGTCAGCGCCGAGGTCATCCAAAGACTGCGGCCCGGCGCCGCTCCCCAGGTTTCCCTTAGCGAAGAAATTAAAAATACCGTCCTGGCGGGGGACCTGCCCCGGTTGCAGATGCTTCTGGCAAAAGACCCGGCACTGGTGAAAGCCAGGGATGCTCAGGGCCGGACGTTGATGCACCTGGCCGCGGCTGCGGGCGACCTAAAAATGGTCCGCTGGCTCATCGGGCACGGAGCCGAAATCGACGCGCGCACGGCGCAAATGTCAACACCGCTCATGCATGCGGCTCTATCAGGCAAAGCGGACATAGTACGGCTGCTCATTGCCAAGGGCGCGGACGTCGGCGCCAGGGACAGCTATCAGCGAACAGCCTTCATCCTGGTCGCCCGGGACAGAGGGGACGCCGACATGGCCCGTATCCTCCTTGACGCCGGCGCCGACATCAACGCCGCCGACCGCTGGAACGACACGGCTTTGAACCTGGCCGCCTGGCGCGGCTTCGGCGCTCTGATCGACCTGCTACTCGAACGGGGTGCCGAGCTTCCTGCCGACCCTCGCAAAAAGCAGCAGGGATTCATTTTGGCCATAGCCAATGGCCTGGAAAAACTTTTCGAACTGGTCTTGGCAGCGGGCGCGGACCTGTCTGTTACGGATGGATTGGGAGGCAATCTCCTACATGCCGCCGCCGACGGGGGATCCGAGCCCATCATGAAAGCACTGATCTGGAAAAAACTCGACCTGAACGGCAAGGACCGCAACGGCTGGACCCCCCTGCACCGCGCCGCCGAGCGCGGCTGGCTGCGGGCGGCATCGCTTCTGGTCGAGCATGGCGCCCGGTTGAACGAACGCACCCTAGCCGGAGAGACGCCCTACGACCTGGCCCTGGCCGAAAAGAACGCCGAGGTCGTTGACCTGCTGACCGCCAAAGGGGCAGAGCAGGGCCCGCCGCGGTTTCCCGAACTCCAGGGGGAATACCTGGGCCAGAAAAAGCCCGGCGCCAAGCCTGAACTCTTTTCCCCGGGCATCGTCTCCAGCCGCTTCGGCCTGCACAGCACGGCCTCGTTCTCTCCCGACGGCCGCGAGGTTTACTGGAGCCTGATGATCGATCCCCGGACTCCCGGCTACAGCATCGACCGGCTGATGGTCAGCCGGCTGCAGCACGGGCGCTGGACCTATCCGCAGATCGCGCCCTTCACCGGAGAAGGCAAGGATGCCGACGTTCCCTTTTTCACTCCGGACGGCAAAAGGCTCTATTTCATGTCCCGGAGGCCGCTGCCCGGAACAGATAAACCGAGCGACGAGCATATCTGGTTCATGGAACGGCAGGGAGACGGCTGGTCGGATGCCCGGCCCGTGGACGCTGCGGTGAACGATCTCCCCCATCATTGGCAGTTTTCGGTGGACAGGGATTACAACCTCTACTTTGCCACGACCATTGCCGGAGGGCAGGGAAAGAACGACATCTACTGCGCAAAATACGTCGATGGTCGCTATCAGGAACCCAAGAACCTCGGCGCCCCGGTCAACACCGCCGGCGGCGAGGAGATGCCCTTCATCGCCCCAGATGGGAGCTACCTTCTCTTTGCGAGAGAATTCGATCTTTTTGTCAGTTTCCGGGTCAAGGACGGTTCCTGGAACGTTCCGGTCAGTCTGGGTCCGGAGATCAATTCGCAAGACATGGACCTGTGTCCGCTAGTGAGCGCCGACGGCAACTATCTTTTTTTCCTCAGCCGCCGCGGCGGCGAATCGCACACCTGGTGGGTATCGGCGAAGGTCATTGAGGACCTGAAGGCGATTGAAACCGCTCCGGCACTTTCGCAAATGACCTCCCTCGAACAGATCGACGACCTGGCCGGAGCCTATTTCGCCCTGGGGCAGATCGACAAGGCCGTCGAAGCCTTCGAATACGCCAAGTCCAGGTTCCCCGCCGAGCTGTATACCATCATCCGTCGTCTCGCCTTCTATCACGCCCAGGCCAGGCAATTCGACAAGGTCATGGACGACTGGGAGCTGGGGCAATCCAAAGGTCTGTTCTTCCCGGCCGAGAGCAAGCTGTACGAGCCGCTCTTTCAGACCGAGCGCTACCGCAAATTCCTTGCCGCCAATAAGGAGCTCCTCAACACGGCGCTGAGCAACGCCAAGGCGAAATACGATGTCGTCCTTCCTGAAAGCTACGACAGCAAAAAGAAATACCCCCTTTTCATCGTCATGCACGGCAACAACATCAACACGGCCGTCATCAAACCCAAGTGGAAGCTGGACAAGCTCGCCGGGCGCGTCATCCTGGCCTTCCTCCAGTCTTCTCAGGTCAGCGGCTCCGAATCGTTCATCTGGGATGACCTGCCGGCCGGCCGGCGCGACATCGCCGCCTTTTATGCCTGGCTGCAGAACAAGTACAGAATCGACAGGTCAAACATTTTGATCGGCGGCTTTTCCGGCGGCGCCGCCATGGCCATCGATGCGGCGCTGCGCCAGGCCGTCCCGGCCAGGGGATTCATCGCCCTGTGCCCGGGGGGCGTCCTCCCCGGACGCGCCGACATGGAAATTTTCAAGAAGGCGGCCCGAAAGAACATCACGGGCCAGATCATCGCCGGCGAAAAGGACGACCCGGAGGAGGCGAAGGCGCTGACCGACCTGTTCGCCGAGGGGGGGCTGCGCATCGGCTTGAACATTGTCCCCGGCTTGGAGCACACTTTCCCCGCCGACCTGCCCGCACGCCTGGACAGCGCCGTTGATCTCATTCTGAAATAA